The Acomys russatus chromosome 3, mAcoRus1.1, whole genome shotgun sequence genome has a window encoding:
- the LOC127186978 gene encoding probable G-protein coupled receptor 141: protein MDVMNVTFVPNGSSMLMPTARQFCDAYCRAVLTTAYSVVLFGGTAGAVMMSHMMLKRNSQSAIATIIINIIVLHCLLLISLPLRLSYYLSTVWKLGSFTCRVVSGVIYGHMYLTFVFYVAIVILRLLAYFKRLQMQQLQKFHAVALSAIIWMAGSLIFLPIFFLQYGTDPIYTDQQRCFEFYRSLNCREIIIINYSIIVIMMTTVLVLFLLQLSVILHLIKAYWPDMWAHQEYRAQIKSFFFLVVIVLCFIPHHAFRVYFIQNYPEQENSKLILCNEICLALTAFCCLDMLCFIGGVIH from the coding sequence ATGGACGTGATGAATGTCACCTTTGTGCCAAATGGCTCAAGCATGCTGATGCCTACTGCAAGACAATTCTGTGATGCCTACTGCAGGGCAGTTCTGACAACAGCCTATAGTGTGGTTTTATTTGGAGGCACCGCTGGAGCAGTTATGATGTCCCACATGATGCTGAAAAGAAATAGCCAATCAGCAATTGCCACGATCATCATTAATATCATTGTCCTTCACTGCCTCCTCCTGATCAGCCTGCCGCTCCGTCTCAGCTACTATCTCTCCACAGTCTGGAAGCTTGGGTCTTTTACCTGCCGAGTGGTTAGTGGTGTCATCTATGGCCACATGTACCTTACCTTTGTTTTCTATGTGGCCATTGTAATACTTCGGTTGCTCGCCTATTTTAAGAGACTCCAAATGCAACAGTTACAGAAGTTCCATGCTGTGGCTCTGAGTGCTATTATTTGGATGGCAGGAAGCCTCATCTTCTTGCCGATATTTTTCTTACAGTATGGCACTGATCCAATTTACACAGACCAACAACGATGCTTTGAGTTTTATAGATCTCTCAACTGCAGGGAAATCATCATTATAAACTACTCTATAATTGTCATTATGATGACAACAGTTCTGGTCCTCTTTCTGCTACAGCTGTCTGTCATTCTTCATTTGATAAAAGCCTATTGGCCTGATATGTGGGCCCATCAAGAGTACAGAGCCCAAATCAAGAGTTTCTTCTTCCTGGTAGTTATAGTTCTCTGCTTTATACCCCACCATGCATTCAGGGTGTACTTCATTCAAAATTATCCAGAACAAGAAAACTCTAAGCTAATACTTTGCAATGAAATCTGTCTGGCTTTAACGGCCTTCTGCTGCCTGGATATGTTATGTTTCATAGGTGGTGTCATCCACTAG